Genomic window (Corallococcus exiguus):
CCTCCCAAGGCCTGGCGCGCGGGTTTCATCTCACACGTGGAGGGAGGCCGGTGGCTCGTCACCCTCAATGGCTACTTCGGGGAGCACGCGCCCACCGAGTACGCGGGGTTCCTCGAGTACGCGCGCTCACTGACGCGTCCGGACCTGTACAACTCCCTGAAAGAGGCCACGCCGATAGGGCCCATCTCCCAGCACAAGGTGAAGGACTGCCGGTGGCGGCACTACGAGAAGCTGCCCCGCTTTCCCGAGGGGCTGGTCATCCTGGGAGACGCCGCGTGTGCCTTCAACCCCCTCTACGGGCAAGGCATGTCGGTGGCGGGGCTTGGCGCGGAACTGCTGGACACCTGCCTTCGCGAGCAGTCCGAACGAGGCGAGCTATCGGGCCTGGCGCAGCGCTTCCGCGAGCGGCTGCCTGAAGTCATCCGGCTCCCGTGGCTGTTGGGCACGGGCATGGACCTGCTGTATCCGCAGGCCGTCGGGAAGCGGCCCTTCGGGCTGGGCTTGCTGCACTGGTACATCCTGCGGCTGATGGAGCGCACGTCGACCGACGCACACGTCCATCGCCAGTTCTACCGGATACTGCACCTGCACGCGGGGCTGGAGGCGGTTCTCCAGCCCTCCGTGGCATTGCCCGTGTTGGGCCATGGCGTCATGTCGCTCCTCCGCCCTCTCGAGCGGCTGGCGAATACCGAGACACGGCCTCCCCCTCTCACGCCCCCGCACCCAAGCCCTGTCCCGGTCCAGAAGTCCACGGAGTAGCCGCCGCGGCCCGGGCCCTCGATGCGTCAGGAGGTCGCGGGGGCCCTGGCGGCGGCGCGGGCGCGCTTGAGTGCTCGGGCCGTGGCATCCAGGAACTCGTTGCTGGCCTCGGCCGTTTGGACTGGGCGGGGCACGCATTGGATGGACAGGAGCGCTATTTCCTTCAGCAGTCCCCATCGCACCCGGTGCGGAAAGGACAACGTCTACTTACGGTAGGGCACGTGCGGCAGCACCCGCTCCACCAGGTGCACCGCCGTCACCTGCGCCCGCTTCGCGTTGCAGGAGGGGCACACCCCTCGCCCCTTGCACGAGAAGGCGCTGAGAAGGGCCCGGAATCGAAAGGTTCCGAGCCCTTCGCTTGTCTACAGCCCTACCTGGAACAAGAGGATGAGCCGCGAGAAGGAGTCCGTGCCCTCCCGCAGCGCTGGATAGTGGTCCCAGCTGAGCGCGGCCCCCAGCGGACCGAAGTGCAGGTCCGCGAGGAGCCGCAGGCCCGGCCTGGCTTCGGGGAGCACCTGCACCGGTACACCCAGCCCAAGCCCGAAGCTCGGGATGATGACAACCTGGGGCGTCGCATACTGCG
Coding sequences:
- a CDS encoding FAD-dependent oxidoreductase, producing METPGRRFGSAVVIGSSMAGLLSARVLADHFDKVTLVERDVRVEGPAARKGVPQGSHIHVLLDTGRRILDKYFPDLFEQLQVQGAEFIDSSGDLAWHHFGVWKLRRTSGIPGLLCTRPLLEWNVLRRVKARPNVAVRDGCSIEGLISDEKGTGRITGVRVKTPQGEESWEADLVVDASGRGSRMPQWLEAIGYARPEEEQVIVDLSYTTCLHEPPPHFQKEWKALFLYPSPPKAWRAGFISHVEGGRWLVTLNGYFGEHAPTEYAGFLEYARSLTRPDLYNSLKEATPIGPISQHKVKDCRWRHYEKLPRFPEGLVILGDAACAFNPLYGQGMSVAGLGAELLDTCLREQSERGELSGLAQRFRERLPEVIRLPWLLGTGMDLLYPQAVGKRPFGLGLLHWYILRLMERTSTDAHVHRQFYRILHLHAGLEAVLQPSVALPVLGHGVMSLLRPLERLANTETRPPPLTPPHPSPVPVQKSTE